In Phragmites australis chromosome 16, lpPhrAust1.1, whole genome shotgun sequence, one DNA window encodes the following:
- the LOC133895336 gene encoding ACT domain-containing protein DS12, chloroplastic-like isoform X2, whose translation MAEMAVTVAAAGTLRPCTGVSQAAPGGRRAVGLVRWRSLAPAAPAKLRLSSSAVRVPRAASPASVEDGSNIDTVPIPKVIIDQDSDPDATIVEVTLGDRLGDLLDTMNALKGLGLNVVKASVCLDAAGKHNKFSITKSSTGRKIDDPELLEAVRLTIINNMIQYHPEASSQLAMGATFGPEPPTEQVDVDIATHIDIYDDGPERSLLVVETADRPGLLVDLVKIISDINITVQSGEFDTEGLLAKAKFHVSYRGKPLIKGLQQVLVNSLRYFLRRPTTEEASF comes from the exons ATGGCCGAAATGGCCGTGACCGTCGCCGCCGCTGGGACGCTCCGTCCGTGCACCGGCGTGTCGCAGGCGGCCCCTGGGGGCCGCCGGGCCGTGGGTCTGGTCCGGTGGCGGTCTCTTGCGCCGGCGGCGCCCGCTAAGCTGAG ATTGTCCTCTTCAGCTGTGAGGGTTCCCAGGGCTGCTTCCCCTGCTTCTGTTGAG GATGGGAGCAACATTGATACAGTCCCTATCCCAAAAGTTATAATAGATCAAGACTCGGATCCGGATGCAACCATTGTAGAAGTAACCTTGGGTGACCGTCTTGGCGATCTTCTAGATACG ATGAATGCCCTGAAGGGCTTAGGGCTAAATGTCGTTAAAGCTAGTGTCTGCCTCGATGCTGCCGGCAAGCATAACAAGTTTTCTATAACAAAATC GTCCACTGGCCGCAAAATTGATGACCCAGAGTTGTTAGAAGCGGTACGGCTGACGATTATTAATAATATGATACAGTATCACCCG GAAGCTAGCAGTCAATTGGCTATGGGTGCAACTTTTGGGCCAGAACCTCCTACTGAGCAG GTTGATGTGGACATAGCAACCCACATAGATATCTATGACGATGGACCTGAAAGAAG CTTACTTGTGGTGGAAACAGCTGACCGTCCAGGGTTACTGGTGGATCTTGTTAAGATCATCTCCGACATCAACATCACTGTCCAATCTGGAGAGTTTGACACTGAG GGGCTACTGGCTAAAGCAAAATTCCATGTAAGTTATAGGGGTAAACCCCTGATCAAGGGTTTGCAACAG GTTCTTGTTAATAGCTTGCGCTATTTCTTGAGAAGGCCGACAACAGAGGAGGCCAGCTTCTAG
- the LOC133895336 gene encoding ACT domain-containing protein DS12, chloroplastic-like isoform X1, translating to MAEMAVTVAAAGTLRPCTGVSQAAPGGRRAVGLVRWRSLAPAAPAKLRLSSSAVRVPRAASPASVEQDGSNIDTVPIPKVIIDQDSDPDATIVEVTLGDRLGDLLDTMNALKGLGLNVVKASVCLDAAGKHNKFSITKSSTGRKIDDPELLEAVRLTIINNMIQYHPEASSQLAMGATFGPEPPTEQVDVDIATHIDIYDDGPERSLLVVETADRPGLLVDLVKIISDINITVQSGEFDTEGLLAKAKFHVSYRGKPLIKGLQQVLVNSLRYFLRRPTTEEASF from the exons ATGGCCGAAATGGCCGTGACCGTCGCCGCCGCTGGGACGCTCCGTCCGTGCACCGGCGTGTCGCAGGCGGCCCCTGGGGGCCGCCGGGCCGTGGGTCTGGTCCGGTGGCGGTCTCTTGCGCCGGCGGCGCCCGCTAAGCTGAG ATTGTCCTCTTCAGCTGTGAGGGTTCCCAGGGCTGCTTCCCCTGCTTCTGTTGAG CAGGATGGGAGCAACATTGATACAGTCCCTATCCCAAAAGTTATAATAGATCAAGACTCGGATCCGGATGCAACCATTGTAGAAGTAACCTTGGGTGACCGTCTTGGCGATCTTCTAGATACG ATGAATGCCCTGAAGGGCTTAGGGCTAAATGTCGTTAAAGCTAGTGTCTGCCTCGATGCTGCCGGCAAGCATAACAAGTTTTCTATAACAAAATC GTCCACTGGCCGCAAAATTGATGACCCAGAGTTGTTAGAAGCGGTACGGCTGACGATTATTAATAATATGATACAGTATCACCCG GAAGCTAGCAGTCAATTGGCTATGGGTGCAACTTTTGGGCCAGAACCTCCTACTGAGCAG GTTGATGTGGACATAGCAACCCACATAGATATCTATGACGATGGACCTGAAAGAAG CTTACTTGTGGTGGAAACAGCTGACCGTCCAGGGTTACTGGTGGATCTTGTTAAGATCATCTCCGACATCAACATCACTGTCCAATCTGGAGAGTTTGACACTGAG GGGCTACTGGCTAAAGCAAAATTCCATGTAAGTTATAGGGGTAAACCCCTGATCAAGGGTTTGCAACAG GTTCTTGTTAATAGCTTGCGCTATTTCTTGAGAAGGCCGACAACAGAGGAGGCCAGCTTCTAG